In Helianthus annuus cultivar XRQ/B chromosome 9, HanXRQr2.0-SUNRISE, whole genome shotgun sequence, the following are encoded in one genomic region:
- the LOC110878954 gene encoding SH3 domain-containing protein C23A1.17-like, translating to MAELDVSRIAYTAIMQKEKTEALQFIQQDKTYCKSIMVEFASKKNIRIPVYQTKHLNASVPVFHSTLLFNGGTYQGDIAKSKKEAEQLVARSVIINILALESDTDMTDIVNSKLRRNKEIERIQISSHVLKAQAGYRTSTMAPASATATGVPQPIIPQQLVEPVTPAAPVVVQPSTKRVKTESVDLDVPLETRRPTPRVSTKSNLVQGTMAPPTIPHSVAPQPIVPQLSVGRAAPAIPVAIQRPTQLVSTSPIHAFVRVPVVSQQPIKAAVAEPRVLPPVPYVVVNNSCTPVVSTTMVEIPATTNVSPLPQPEASPAQSLEYITLVNQASDKKRRRTQLKNARKKMRANAQ from the exons ATGGCTGAGTTGGATGTTTCCAGAATTGCATATACTGCCATAATGCAGAAGGAAAAAACTGAAGCATTGCAGTTTATACAACAG GATAAAACCTATTGCAAGTCTATTATGGTTGAATTTGCATCTAAGAAGAATATAAGAATACCTGTTTACCAGACAAAACATCTAAACGCATCGGTTCCTGTTTTCCATTCTACGCTGCTTTTCAACGGTGGTACTTATCAGGGAGATATTGCCAAAAGCAAGAAAGAAGCCGAACAATTGGTGGCGCGCTctgttattattaatattttag CTTTGGAGTCTGATACTGACATGACGGACATAGTGAATAGCAAGCTCCGGCGTAATAAGGAAATCGAACGTATTCAGATTAGCTCGCATGTTTTAAAAGCACAAGCGGGCTACAGAACTAGCACCATGGCTCCAGCCTCAGCCACAGCTACAGGTGTACCTCAACCAATTATTCCACAACAGTTGGTTGAGCCAGTtactccagctgctcctgttgtAGTTCAACCGTCTACTAAACGAGTAAAAACTGAGTCGGTTGATCTAGACGTTCCTCTTGAAACTCGACGACCAACTCCACGAGTATCAACTAAGTCGAACTTAGTTCAAGGAACCATGGCTCCACCAACAATTCCACATTCAGTTGCACCTCAACCGATTGTTCCACAACTGTCAGTGGGACGAGCCGCTCCAGCTATTCCTGTTGCAATTCAACGTCCTACTCAACTAGTATCAACTAGTCCAATCCATGCGTTTGTTCGTGTTCCTGTTGTAAGTCAACAGCCTATCAAGGCAGCTGTTGCTGAACCTCGGGTTTTGCCACCAGTCCCATATGTGGTAGTCAACAACTCATGCACTCCTGTCGTATCAACGACAATGGTTGAAATTCCAGCAACCACCAATGTGAGTCCTCTACCACAGCCAGAAGCATCACCTGCTCAATCACTGGAGTACATAACACTTGTGAATCAAGCTTCTGACAAGAAACGAAGGCGGACACAATTGAAAAATGCCCGAAAGAAGATGCGTGCTAATGCTCAGTAA